The following are encoded in a window of Megachile rotundata isolate GNS110a chromosome 2, iyMegRotu1, whole genome shotgun sequence genomic DNA:
- the LOC100881766 gene encoding putative E3 ubiquitin-protein ligase RNF144A isoform X2, with the protein MCKANTKHEVGMPSLHSLVVRRTPLMDMGTATSSVTSVNPSNKITTNQKKVEKSNKLSGVRLPLLRKEASVVNLSLTERTALGKGVDAPLLRPESSASLEARGNSWLSLGPGVLRKCETAVGLSTSALEGRPINRSRVCSRCSSLLSLASSSRYSLAAGNFVPAGSQQTLGRLFCKLCLVDTSISKTFKIEGCGCSYCKDCMKAYVEFEIEEGAYEISCPDAQCEQGAILSMKEISSLVSPELVEKHHKFRLNRDVSMDKARAWCPRAGCETICSVNATGSNGTPIGPVHCPNCSTDFCSICRESWHNGPCSDLSLGIPLDGDHIKCCPMCSVPIEKDEGCAQMMCKRCKHIFCWYCLTSLDDDFLLRHYDKGPCKNKLGHSRASVIWHRTQVIGIFAGFGLLLLVASPLLLLAAPCIVCCKCRVCGSSRLEQEEGDTTT; encoded by the exons ATGTGCAAAGCGAATACGAAACATGAGGTG GGGATGCCCAGCTTACATTCACTCGTCGTACGACGAACTCCACTAATGGATATGGGTACTGCCACCAGTTCTGTGACATCTGTCAACCCTTCTAATAAAATTACCACCAATcagaaaaaagttgaaaagtccaACAAGCTTTCTGGAGTCAGATTACCTTTGCTACGCAAGGAAGCAAGCGTTGTGAATCTTTCATTAACGGAGAGGACTGCACTAGGAAAAGGAGTGGATGCACCTTTACTTAGACCTGAAAGTAGTGCAAGTTTAGAAGCTCGTGGTAACAGCTGGCTAAGTTTAGGCCCTGGAGTATTAAGAAAATGTGAAACTGCTGTGGGTTTAAGTACTTCTGCTCTAGAAGGTCGACCTATAAATCGTAGTCGAGTTTGTTCTCGCTGTTCAAGTTTGTTATCATTGGCATCTAGTTCGCGTTATAGTCTAGCTGCAGGCAACTTTGTTCCTGCAGGCTCCCAACAAACGCTTGGACGccttttttgtaaattatgccTTGTTGATACTTCTATttccaaaacatttaaaatagaGGGCTGTGGTTGTTCCTATTGTAAAGAT TGTATGAAAGCATATgttgaatttgaaattgaagaagGTGCATACGAAATTAGTTGTCCCGATGCACAATGTGAACAAGGAGCAATATTATCCATGAAGGAAATATCAAGTCTTGTTAGTCCTGAACTTGTAGAAAAACATCATAAATTTCGCTTGAATAGAG atGTATCCATGGACAAAGCACGTGCTTGGTGTCCACGTGCAGGTTGTGAAACAATATGTTCAGTAAATGCTACTGGATCGAATGGAACTCCTATTGGACCAGTTCATTGTCCTAATTGCTCTACAGATTTTTGTTCTATATGCAGAGAATCTTGGCATAATGGCCCTTGTTCAGATCTTTCATTAGGTATACCTTTAGATGGTGATCACATTAAGTGCTGTCCTATGTGTTCTGTACCTATAGAGAAGGATGAAGGATGTGCTCAAATGATGTGTAAAAGATGTAAACATATTTTCTGCTGGTACTGCTTGACTTCTTTAGAT GATGACTTTTTATTGAGACATTATGACAAAGGaccatgtaaaaataaattgggTCATTCACGTGCATCAGTTATTTGGCACAGAACACAAGTTATTGGAATTTTTGCTGGATTTGGTTTGCTCTTACTTGTTGCGTCGCCGTTGCTTTTACTAGCTGCCCCGTGTATTGTATGCTGTAAATGTCGTGTATGTGGTTCGTCTAGACTTGAACAAGAGGAAGGTGATACTACAACATAA
- the LOC100881766 gene encoding putative E3 ubiquitin-protein ligase RNF144A isoform X1 has protein sequence MVGESSELIRAARNDLVLSGMPSLHSLVVRRTPLMDMGTATSSVTSVNPSNKITTNQKKVEKSNKLSGVRLPLLRKEASVVNLSLTERTALGKGVDAPLLRPESSASLEARGNSWLSLGPGVLRKCETAVGLSTSALEGRPINRSRVCSRCSSLLSLASSSRYSLAAGNFVPAGSQQTLGRLFCKLCLVDTSISKTFKIEGCGCSYCKDCMKAYVEFEIEEGAYEISCPDAQCEQGAILSMKEISSLVSPELVEKHHKFRLNRDVSMDKARAWCPRAGCETICSVNATGSNGTPIGPVHCPNCSTDFCSICRESWHNGPCSDLSLGIPLDGDHIKCCPMCSVPIEKDEGCAQMMCKRCKHIFCWYCLTSLDDDFLLRHYDKGPCKNKLGHSRASVIWHRTQVIGIFAGFGLLLLVASPLLLLAAPCIVCCKCRVCGSSRLEQEEGDTTT, from the exons ATGGTAGGAGAGTCTTCTGAGCTCATTCGAGCTGCGCGAAACGATCTCGTTCTTTCG GGGATGCCCAGCTTACATTCACTCGTCGTACGACGAACTCCACTAATGGATATGGGTACTGCCACCAGTTCTGTGACATCTGTCAACCCTTCTAATAAAATTACCACCAATcagaaaaaagttgaaaagtccaACAAGCTTTCTGGAGTCAGATTACCTTTGCTACGCAAGGAAGCAAGCGTTGTGAATCTTTCATTAACGGAGAGGACTGCACTAGGAAAAGGAGTGGATGCACCTTTACTTAGACCTGAAAGTAGTGCAAGTTTAGAAGCTCGTGGTAACAGCTGGCTAAGTTTAGGCCCTGGAGTATTAAGAAAATGTGAAACTGCTGTGGGTTTAAGTACTTCTGCTCTAGAAGGTCGACCTATAAATCGTAGTCGAGTTTGTTCTCGCTGTTCAAGTTTGTTATCATTGGCATCTAGTTCGCGTTATAGTCTAGCTGCAGGCAACTTTGTTCCTGCAGGCTCCCAACAAACGCTTGGACGccttttttgtaaattatgccTTGTTGATACTTCTATttccaaaacatttaaaatagaGGGCTGTGGTTGTTCCTATTGTAAAGAT TGTATGAAAGCATATgttgaatttgaaattgaagaagGTGCATACGAAATTAGTTGTCCCGATGCACAATGTGAACAAGGAGCAATATTATCCATGAAGGAAATATCAAGTCTTGTTAGTCCTGAACTTGTAGAAAAACATCATAAATTTCGCTTGAATAGAG atGTATCCATGGACAAAGCACGTGCTTGGTGTCCACGTGCAGGTTGTGAAACAATATGTTCAGTAAATGCTACTGGATCGAATGGAACTCCTATTGGACCAGTTCATTGTCCTAATTGCTCTACAGATTTTTGTTCTATATGCAGAGAATCTTGGCATAATGGCCCTTGTTCAGATCTTTCATTAGGTATACCTTTAGATGGTGATCACATTAAGTGCTGTCCTATGTGTTCTGTACCTATAGAGAAGGATGAAGGATGTGCTCAAATGATGTGTAAAAGATGTAAACATATTTTCTGCTGGTACTGCTTGACTTCTTTAGAT GATGACTTTTTATTGAGACATTATGACAAAGGaccatgtaaaaataaattgggTCATTCACGTGCATCAGTTATTTGGCACAGAACACAAGTTATTGGAATTTTTGCTGGATTTGGTTTGCTCTTACTTGTTGCGTCGCCGTTGCTTTTACTAGCTGCCCCGTGTATTGTATGCTGTAAATGTCGTGTATGTGGTTCGTCTAGACTTGAACAAGAGGAAGGTGATACTACAACATAA
- the LOC100881766 gene encoding putative E3 ubiquitin-protein ligase RNF144A isoform X4 — translation MGMPSLHSLVVRRTPLMDMGTATSSVTSVNPSNKITTNQKKVEKSNKLSGVRLPLLRKEASVVNLSLTERTALGKGVDAPLLRPESSASLEARGNSWLSLGPGVLRKCETAVGLSTSALEGRPINRSRVCSRCSSLLSLASSSRYSLAAGNFVPAGSQQTLGRLFCKLCLVDTSISKTFKIEGCGCSYCKDCMKAYVEFEIEEGAYEISCPDAQCEQGAILSMKEISSLVSPELVEKHHKFRLNRDVSMDKARAWCPRAGCETICSVNATGSNGTPIGPVHCPNCSTDFCSICRESWHNGPCSDLSLGIPLDGDHIKCCPMCSVPIEKDEGCAQMMCKRCKHIFCWYCLTSLDDDFLLRHYDKGPCKNKLGHSRASVIWHRTQVIGIFAGFGLLLLVASPLLLLAAPCIVCCKCRVCGSSRLEQEEGDTTT, via the exons ATG GGGATGCCCAGCTTACATTCACTCGTCGTACGACGAACTCCACTAATGGATATGGGTACTGCCACCAGTTCTGTGACATCTGTCAACCCTTCTAATAAAATTACCACCAATcagaaaaaagttgaaaagtccaACAAGCTTTCTGGAGTCAGATTACCTTTGCTACGCAAGGAAGCAAGCGTTGTGAATCTTTCATTAACGGAGAGGACTGCACTAGGAAAAGGAGTGGATGCACCTTTACTTAGACCTGAAAGTAGTGCAAGTTTAGAAGCTCGTGGTAACAGCTGGCTAAGTTTAGGCCCTGGAGTATTAAGAAAATGTGAAACTGCTGTGGGTTTAAGTACTTCTGCTCTAGAAGGTCGACCTATAAATCGTAGTCGAGTTTGTTCTCGCTGTTCAAGTTTGTTATCATTGGCATCTAGTTCGCGTTATAGTCTAGCTGCAGGCAACTTTGTTCCTGCAGGCTCCCAACAAACGCTTGGACGccttttttgtaaattatgccTTGTTGATACTTCTATttccaaaacatttaaaatagaGGGCTGTGGTTGTTCCTATTGTAAAGAT TGTATGAAAGCATATgttgaatttgaaattgaagaagGTGCATACGAAATTAGTTGTCCCGATGCACAATGTGAACAAGGAGCAATATTATCCATGAAGGAAATATCAAGTCTTGTTAGTCCTGAACTTGTAGAAAAACATCATAAATTTCGCTTGAATAGAG atGTATCCATGGACAAAGCACGTGCTTGGTGTCCACGTGCAGGTTGTGAAACAATATGTTCAGTAAATGCTACTGGATCGAATGGAACTCCTATTGGACCAGTTCATTGTCCTAATTGCTCTACAGATTTTTGTTCTATATGCAGAGAATCTTGGCATAATGGCCCTTGTTCAGATCTTTCATTAGGTATACCTTTAGATGGTGATCACATTAAGTGCTGTCCTATGTGTTCTGTACCTATAGAGAAGGATGAAGGATGTGCTCAAATGATGTGTAAAAGATGTAAACATATTTTCTGCTGGTACTGCTTGACTTCTTTAGAT GATGACTTTTTATTGAGACATTATGACAAAGGaccatgtaaaaataaattgggTCATTCACGTGCATCAGTTATTTGGCACAGAACACAAGTTATTGGAATTTTTGCTGGATTTGGTTTGCTCTTACTTGTTGCGTCGCCGTTGCTTTTACTAGCTGCCCCGTGTATTGTATGCTGTAAATGTCGTGTATGTGGTTCGTCTAGACTTGAACAAGAGGAAGGTGATACTACAACATAA
- the LOC100881766 gene encoding putative E3 ubiquitin-protein ligase RNF144A isoform X3 encodes MFLWGMPSLHSLVVRRTPLMDMGTATSSVTSVNPSNKITTNQKKVEKSNKLSGVRLPLLRKEASVVNLSLTERTALGKGVDAPLLRPESSASLEARGNSWLSLGPGVLRKCETAVGLSTSALEGRPINRSRVCSRCSSLLSLASSSRYSLAAGNFVPAGSQQTLGRLFCKLCLVDTSISKTFKIEGCGCSYCKDCMKAYVEFEIEEGAYEISCPDAQCEQGAILSMKEISSLVSPELVEKHHKFRLNRDVSMDKARAWCPRAGCETICSVNATGSNGTPIGPVHCPNCSTDFCSICRESWHNGPCSDLSLGIPLDGDHIKCCPMCSVPIEKDEGCAQMMCKRCKHIFCWYCLTSLDDDFLLRHYDKGPCKNKLGHSRASVIWHRTQVIGIFAGFGLLLLVASPLLLLAAPCIVCCKCRVCGSSRLEQEEGDTTT; translated from the exons ATGTTTTTATGG GGGATGCCCAGCTTACATTCACTCGTCGTACGACGAACTCCACTAATGGATATGGGTACTGCCACCAGTTCTGTGACATCTGTCAACCCTTCTAATAAAATTACCACCAATcagaaaaaagttgaaaagtccaACAAGCTTTCTGGAGTCAGATTACCTTTGCTACGCAAGGAAGCAAGCGTTGTGAATCTTTCATTAACGGAGAGGACTGCACTAGGAAAAGGAGTGGATGCACCTTTACTTAGACCTGAAAGTAGTGCAAGTTTAGAAGCTCGTGGTAACAGCTGGCTAAGTTTAGGCCCTGGAGTATTAAGAAAATGTGAAACTGCTGTGGGTTTAAGTACTTCTGCTCTAGAAGGTCGACCTATAAATCGTAGTCGAGTTTGTTCTCGCTGTTCAAGTTTGTTATCATTGGCATCTAGTTCGCGTTATAGTCTAGCTGCAGGCAACTTTGTTCCTGCAGGCTCCCAACAAACGCTTGGACGccttttttgtaaattatgccTTGTTGATACTTCTATttccaaaacatttaaaatagaGGGCTGTGGTTGTTCCTATTGTAAAGAT TGTATGAAAGCATATgttgaatttgaaattgaagaagGTGCATACGAAATTAGTTGTCCCGATGCACAATGTGAACAAGGAGCAATATTATCCATGAAGGAAATATCAAGTCTTGTTAGTCCTGAACTTGTAGAAAAACATCATAAATTTCGCTTGAATAGAG atGTATCCATGGACAAAGCACGTGCTTGGTGTCCACGTGCAGGTTGTGAAACAATATGTTCAGTAAATGCTACTGGATCGAATGGAACTCCTATTGGACCAGTTCATTGTCCTAATTGCTCTACAGATTTTTGTTCTATATGCAGAGAATCTTGGCATAATGGCCCTTGTTCAGATCTTTCATTAGGTATACCTTTAGATGGTGATCACATTAAGTGCTGTCCTATGTGTTCTGTACCTATAGAGAAGGATGAAGGATGTGCTCAAATGATGTGTAAAAGATGTAAACATATTTTCTGCTGGTACTGCTTGACTTCTTTAGAT GATGACTTTTTATTGAGACATTATGACAAAGGaccatgtaaaaataaattgggTCATTCACGTGCATCAGTTATTTGGCACAGAACACAAGTTATTGGAATTTTTGCTGGATTTGGTTTGCTCTTACTTGTTGCGTCGCCGTTGCTTTTACTAGCTGCCCCGTGTATTGTATGCTGTAAATGTCGTGTATGTGGTTCGTCTAGACTTGAACAAGAGGAAGGTGATACTACAACATAA
- the LOC100881766 gene encoding putative E3 ubiquitin-protein ligase RNF144A isoform X5 has translation MPSLHSLVVRRTPLMDMGTATSSVTSVNPSNKITTNQKKVEKSNKLSGVRLPLLRKEASVVNLSLTERTALGKGVDAPLLRPESSASLEARGNSWLSLGPGVLRKCETAVGLSTSALEGRPINRSRVCSRCSSLLSLASSSRYSLAAGNFVPAGSQQTLGRLFCKLCLVDTSISKTFKIEGCGCSYCKDCMKAYVEFEIEEGAYEISCPDAQCEQGAILSMKEISSLVSPELVEKHHKFRLNRDVSMDKARAWCPRAGCETICSVNATGSNGTPIGPVHCPNCSTDFCSICRESWHNGPCSDLSLGIPLDGDHIKCCPMCSVPIEKDEGCAQMMCKRCKHIFCWYCLTSLDDDFLLRHYDKGPCKNKLGHSRASVIWHRTQVIGIFAGFGLLLLVASPLLLLAAPCIVCCKCRVCGSSRLEQEEGDTTT, from the exons ATGCCCAGCTTACATTCACTCGTCGTACGACGAACTCCACTAATGGATATGGGTACTGCCACCAGTTCTGTGACATCTGTCAACCCTTCTAATAAAATTACCACCAATcagaaaaaagttgaaaagtccaACAAGCTTTCTGGAGTCAGATTACCTTTGCTACGCAAGGAAGCAAGCGTTGTGAATCTTTCATTAACGGAGAGGACTGCACTAGGAAAAGGAGTGGATGCACCTTTACTTAGACCTGAAAGTAGTGCAAGTTTAGAAGCTCGTGGTAACAGCTGGCTAAGTTTAGGCCCTGGAGTATTAAGAAAATGTGAAACTGCTGTGGGTTTAAGTACTTCTGCTCTAGAAGGTCGACCTATAAATCGTAGTCGAGTTTGTTCTCGCTGTTCAAGTTTGTTATCATTGGCATCTAGTTCGCGTTATAGTCTAGCTGCAGGCAACTTTGTTCCTGCAGGCTCCCAACAAACGCTTGGACGccttttttgtaaattatgccTTGTTGATACTTCTATttccaaaacatttaaaatagaGGGCTGTGGTTGTTCCTATTGTAAAGAT TGTATGAAAGCATATgttgaatttgaaattgaagaagGTGCATACGAAATTAGTTGTCCCGATGCACAATGTGAACAAGGAGCAATATTATCCATGAAGGAAATATCAAGTCTTGTTAGTCCTGAACTTGTAGAAAAACATCATAAATTTCGCTTGAATAGAG atGTATCCATGGACAAAGCACGTGCTTGGTGTCCACGTGCAGGTTGTGAAACAATATGTTCAGTAAATGCTACTGGATCGAATGGAACTCCTATTGGACCAGTTCATTGTCCTAATTGCTCTACAGATTTTTGTTCTATATGCAGAGAATCTTGGCATAATGGCCCTTGTTCAGATCTTTCATTAGGTATACCTTTAGATGGTGATCACATTAAGTGCTGTCCTATGTGTTCTGTACCTATAGAGAAGGATGAAGGATGTGCTCAAATGATGTGTAAAAGATGTAAACATATTTTCTGCTGGTACTGCTTGACTTCTTTAGAT GATGACTTTTTATTGAGACATTATGACAAAGGaccatgtaaaaataaattgggTCATTCACGTGCATCAGTTATTTGGCACAGAACACAAGTTATTGGAATTTTTGCTGGATTTGGTTTGCTCTTACTTGTTGCGTCGCCGTTGCTTTTACTAGCTGCCCCGTGTATTGTATGCTGTAAATGTCGTGTATGTGGTTCGTCTAGACTTGAACAAGAGGAAGGTGATACTACAACATAA